A genomic region of Caulobacter vibrioides contains the following coding sequences:
- a CDS encoding endonuclease domain-containing protein has product MGKGRGWGDSVSEGTPTPRHAPGVVKRARRLRNEMTVSERVLWKALRALDLHVRRQAPIGRYVVDFVHHASRLVIEVDSGRHDHPEAQLHDAARDAWLASQGYRVMRVRDGEAFGNPYLVAERVLAEIQQSPHPNPSPSRGRALR; this is encoded by the coding sequence ATGGGGAAGGGTAGGGGATGGGGTGACAGCGTGTCCGAAGGAACACCGACGCCTCGACATGCCCCTGGCGTCGTCAAACGCGCCCGTCGTCTCCGGAACGAGATGACCGTCAGCGAGAGGGTCCTGTGGAAGGCTCTTCGCGCTCTTGACCTCCACGTCCGCCGCCAAGCGCCGATCGGGCGCTATGTCGTCGACTTCGTCCATCACGCTTCACGGCTCGTCATCGAAGTCGACAGCGGCCGGCATGATCATCCTGAAGCTCAACTGCACGACGCCGCGCGCGACGCCTGGCTTGCGTCCCAGGGGTATCGCGTCATGCGTGTCCGCGACGGTGAGGCGTTCGGCAATCCGTATCTCGTGGCCGAGCGCGTCTTGGCGGAAATTCAGCAATCACCCCATCCCAACCCTTCCCCATCAAGGGGAAGGGCTTTGAGGTAA
- a CDS encoding glutathione S-transferase family protein has protein sequence MKLYDCLRAPNPRRVRWFMAEKGISDVEIVSLSIMGGEHRSPEYRGKAGLAHVPALELDDGTVITESVAICRYLESVYPEPNMFGRDPKETAIIEMWLRRTEMMVATPMMQGVRHSHPGMAALEAQVPEVAAYNLESVRKSLRVLDDRLAESPFIAADRITIVDVIAVTSLDFGRMIKWRPDPERVHVNRWLDAMLARPAAAAGMTA, from the coding sequence ATGAAACTCTACGATTGCCTGCGGGCCCCCAATCCGCGCCGTGTGCGGTGGTTCATGGCCGAGAAGGGGATCTCCGACGTGGAGATCGTCAGCCTGTCGATCATGGGCGGCGAGCACAGGTCGCCGGAGTATCGCGGCAAGGCGGGTCTCGCCCACGTGCCCGCGCTGGAGCTGGACGATGGGACGGTGATCACCGAGTCGGTCGCCATCTGCCGCTATCTGGAAAGCGTCTATCCCGAGCCGAACATGTTCGGGCGCGACCCCAAGGAGACGGCGATCATCGAGATGTGGCTGCGGCGCACCGAGATGATGGTCGCCACGCCGATGATGCAGGGCGTGCGTCACAGCCATCCCGGCATGGCCGCGCTGGAGGCGCAGGTCCCCGAAGTGGCCGCCTACAATCTCGAGAGCGTCAGAAAGAGCCTGAGGGTGCTCGATGACCGCCTGGCCGAAAGCCCGTTCATCGCGGCGGACCGCATCACGATCGTCGATGTCATCGCGGTCACGAGCCTGGATTTCGGACGCATGATCAAGTGGCGGCCGGATCCCGAACGGGTCCACGTCAACCGCTGGCTGGACGCCATGCTGGCCAGGCCCGCCGCTGCGGCGGGCATGACCGCCTGA
- a CDS encoding glutathione S-transferase family protein, with amino-acid sequence MLIYGSSLSPFVRKTMVFATEKGLAYDNKVVRLGQPDTEFDACSPFGKIPGFQDGDFKISDSSAIITYLDAAHPEPNLIPTEPKARARTVWYEEYADSIFVGAAGPIFFNRVVGPRFMGAQPDEGAIEKGINVAMPPVLDYLEHAIPASGFLIEDRFTLADIAVASPFVNLEHAGFDFAKWPKSKAYADAILARPSFADIIKRERRMLGA; translated from the coding sequence ATGCTCATCTACGGCTCGTCGCTTTCGCCGTTCGTCCGCAAGACCATGGTGTTCGCCACCGAAAAGGGTCTGGCGTACGACAACAAGGTGGTCCGGCTGGGCCAGCCCGACACCGAGTTCGACGCCTGCAGCCCGTTCGGCAAGATTCCCGGGTTCCAGGACGGCGATTTCAAGATCTCGGACTCCTCGGCGATCATCACCTATCTGGATGCGGCCCATCCCGAGCCGAACCTGATCCCGACCGAGCCCAAGGCGCGCGCGCGGACCGTCTGGTACGAAGAGTACGCCGACTCGATCTTTGTCGGCGCTGCGGGCCCGATCTTCTTCAACCGCGTGGTGGGGCCGCGCTTCATGGGCGCCCAGCCTGACGAAGGGGCGATCGAAAAGGGGATCAACGTCGCGATGCCGCCGGTGCTCGACTATCTGGAGCACGCGATCCCCGCCAGCGGCTTCCTGATCGAGGACCGGTTCACCCTGGCCGACATCGCCGTGGCCAGCCCCTTCGTGAACCTGGAGCACGCCGGCTTTGATTTCGCCAAGTGGCCCAAGTCCAAGGCCTATGCCGACGCCATCCTGGCCCGGCCGTCGTTTGCGGACATCATCAAGCGCGAACGCCGGATGCTGGGCGCTTAA
- a CDS encoding alpha/beta hydrolase, which yields MNRRALILSACAAALSACAPLRQRPELAALGFRGPRLTDEAFISFDGAHLGLMRWLPAGEPDWVVVGLHGMNDYSNAYHLAAAWWAGRGIATYALDVRGFGRSPERGVWAPAELVIEDVRLLVEAVRERHPRAKVALAGISMGGGLAISAMATPDPPRVDKLMLFAPAVWGWSNQPLPNKLSLWITAHAKGDWVIKPPEWLVREVTPSDNLDELRRMGRDRLMIWGARSDTLYGLVGLMERAWTSPGAISVPVAWFYGANDHIIPRAPTVEAVSRLKPGARTAYYPKGYHLLLVDQQAEVVWRDAEAFLRDPPDAWPPSGVPAIPASVTGMTALDPPKAAKRTLSQGQPSGL from the coding sequence ATGAACCGCCGCGCCCTGATCCTGTCCGCCTGCGCCGCCGCGCTGTCGGCGTGTGCGCCGCTGCGCCAGCGGCCTGAGCTGGCGGCGCTGGGGTTTCGAGGGCCGCGCCTGACAGACGAGGCCTTCATCAGCTTCGACGGCGCGCATCTTGGTCTGATGCGCTGGCTGCCGGCCGGCGAGCCCGACTGGGTCGTGGTCGGCCTGCATGGCATGAACGACTATTCTAACGCCTATCACCTGGCCGCCGCCTGGTGGGCGGGCAGGGGGATCGCGACCTACGCGCTGGATGTTCGCGGCTTTGGTCGCTCGCCCGAGCGCGGCGTCTGGGCGCCGGCCGAGCTGGTCATCGAGGATGTCCGTCTGCTGGTCGAGGCCGTGCGCGAACGTCATCCGCGCGCCAAGGTCGCCCTGGCCGGAATCAGCATGGGTGGCGGCCTGGCGATCAGCGCCATGGCGACGCCCGACCCGCCGCGCGTCGACAAGCTGATGCTGTTCGCCCCGGCGGTCTGGGGATGGTCGAACCAGCCGCTGCCCAACAAGCTGAGCCTGTGGATCACCGCCCATGCGAAGGGCGACTGGGTGATCAAGCCGCCCGAGTGGTTGGTGCGTGAGGTGACGCCGTCCGACAATCTGGACGAACTACGCCGCATGGGCCGTGATCGGCTGATGATCTGGGGCGCGCGCTCCGACACGCTCTATGGGCTGGTCGGACTGATGGAGCGCGCCTGGACGTCGCCGGGCGCGATCTCCGTCCCGGTCGCCTGGTTCTACGGCGCCAACGACCACATCATTCCCCGCGCGCCGACGGTCGAGGCGGTGAGTCGCCTGAAGCCCGGCGCACGAACCGCGTACTACCCGAAGGGCTATCACCTCCTGCTGGTCGATCAGCAGGCCGAAGTGGTCTGGCGGGACGCCGAGGCGTTCCTGCGCGACCCGCCCGACGCCTGGCCGCCGTCGGGTGTTCCGGCCATCCCCGCCAGCGTCACGGGCATGACAGCGCTTGACCCGCCCAAGGCGGCCAAACGCACCTTGTCGCAAGGTCAGCCTTCGGGCTTGTGA
- a CDS encoding uracil-DNA glycosylase family protein yields the protein MPLETLLSEISACRACAPYLPHTPRPVTRVSAATRLLIAGQAPGRIVHETGLPFNDPSGVRLRQWMGIDRETFYGRPEIGVAAMAFCFPGTNPKGGDYPPPPRCATLWRSQLLAALPNVELTLLVGGYAQDWALAGRTGKTMTETVARWREFGPNVLPLPHPSWRNTAWLKRNPWFEAEVTPYLRERVADILRS from the coding sequence ATGCCCCTCGAGACCCTTCTCTCCGAAATCTCGGCCTGCCGCGCCTGCGCGCCGTACCTGCCGCACACGCCCCGGCCGGTGACGCGGGTTAGCGCGGCGACGCGGCTGCTGATCGCTGGCCAGGCCCCGGGCCGGATCGTCCACGAGACGGGCCTGCCTTTCAACGACCCCTCGGGCGTCCGCCTGCGGCAGTGGATGGGGATCGACCGCGAGACCTTCTATGGCCGGCCCGAGATCGGCGTTGCGGCCATGGCCTTCTGTTTTCCGGGGACCAATCCCAAGGGCGGCGACTATCCGCCACCGCCGCGCTGCGCGACGCTGTGGCGATCGCAGCTCCTGGCGGCCTTGCCCAATGTCGAGCTGACCCTGCTGGTCGGCGGCTACGCCCAGGACTGGGCCCTGGCCGGCCGAACGGGCAAGACCATGACCGAGACGGTCGCCCGCTGGCGGGAGTTCGGACCGAATGTGCTGCCTCTACCGCATCCGTCTTGGCGCAACACCGCCTGGCTGAAGCGCAATCCCTGGTTCGAGGCGGAGGTGACGCCCTATCTTCGCGAGCGTGTCGCGGACATTCTACGATCATGA
- a CDS encoding PaaI family thioesterase, whose protein sequence is MDGGAESSSSSRLVESGEWAGWRTWQGMDPFEDQSGPFYFREDETGRVTCAFRAEPKHMNGGGFMHGGCMMTFADFCLFAIAWRDLAGSHAVTVSLNGEFVGPARPGDLVTATGEVVRAGGALLFVRGLISTGSSPMLNFSGVIKRIRSR, encoded by the coding sequence ATGGACGGCGGGGCCGAGAGTTCCAGCAGCTCGCGATTGGTCGAGAGCGGTGAGTGGGCCGGTTGGCGCACCTGGCAAGGCATGGACCCGTTCGAGGACCAGTCCGGCCCCTTCTATTTCCGCGAGGATGAAACCGGCCGCGTCACCTGCGCCTTCCGCGCCGAGCCCAAGCACATGAACGGCGGCGGCTTCATGCACGGCGGCTGCATGATGACCTTCGCCGACTTCTGCCTGTTCGCGATCGCCTGGCGTGACCTGGCCGGGAGCCACGCCGTCACCGTCAGCCTGAACGGCGAATTCGTCGGCCCGGCCCGTCCCGGCGACCTGGTCACGGCCACCGGCGAGGTCGTGCGCGCTGGCGGCGCCCTGCTGTTTGTGCGCGGCCTGATCTCGACCGGTTCCAGCCCGATGCTGAACTTCTCGGGCGTGATCAAGCGGATCCGCTCGCGATAG
- a CDS encoding Leu/Phe/Val dehydrogenase: MTLFDSPDFEGHEGVHAFFDEKTGLKSIIAVHSTARGPAAGGCRMWDYSSADAALTDALRLSRGMSYKNAMADLDFGGGKAVIIGDSRSQKTPELFEAFGRAVDSLGGQYWTAEDVGVSPSDLESTRKTTRFVAGLEGHAAASGDPSPVTAEGVFRGVRLCVERALNRDLKGVRVAIQGVGHVGAYLAEKLHAAGAELIIADVNQVALAEVAAKTGATIVPTDAIFDVEADVFAPCALGGAISNATLPRLKVKVIAGGANNQLADAMIGQTVFDRGILYAPDYVINGGGIINVAAEIRALEAGGAFDGGWVATKLDRLAQTLAEVIDQSIAEKRPANLVADEIARARIAAARG, encoded by the coding sequence ATGACCTTGTTCGATTCCCCCGATTTCGAGGGACACGAAGGCGTTCACGCTTTCTTCGACGAAAAAACTGGTCTGAAGTCGATCATCGCGGTCCATTCGACCGCGCGCGGACCGGCCGCCGGCGGCTGCCGCATGTGGGACTACTCCAGCGCCGATGCGGCCCTGACGGACGCCCTGCGGCTGTCGCGCGGCATGTCGTACAAGAACGCCATGGCCGACCTCGACTTCGGCGGCGGCAAGGCCGTGATCATCGGCGACAGCCGTAGCCAGAAGACGCCGGAACTGTTCGAAGCCTTCGGTCGCGCCGTCGACAGCCTGGGTGGCCAGTACTGGACCGCCGAGGACGTCGGCGTCTCGCCGTCGGACCTGGAAAGCACCCGCAAGACCACCCGCTTCGTCGCCGGCCTGGAAGGCCACGCGGCCGCCTCGGGCGATCCGTCGCCGGTGACCGCCGAGGGCGTGTTCCGGGGCGTGCGCCTCTGCGTCGAGCGCGCTCTGAACCGCGACCTGAAGGGCGTTCGCGTCGCCATCCAGGGCGTCGGCCACGTCGGCGCCTATCTGGCTGAAAAGCTGCATGCGGCCGGCGCGGAGCTGATCATCGCCGACGTCAATCAGGTCGCCCTGGCCGAGGTCGCCGCCAAGACCGGCGCCACGATCGTGCCGACCGATGCGATCTTCGACGTCGAGGCCGACGTGTTCGCCCCTTGCGCCCTGGGCGGCGCGATCTCGAACGCGACCCTGCCGCGTCTGAAGGTCAAGGTGATCGCCGGCGGCGCCAACAACCAGCTGGCCGACGCGATGATCGGCCAGACCGTGTTCGATCGCGGAATCCTCTACGCGCCGGACTACGTCATCAACGGCGGCGGCATCATCAATGTGGCGGCCGAGATCCGCGCCCTGGAAGCCGGCGGCGCCTTCGACGGCGGCTGGGTGGCGACCAAGCTTGATCGCCTCGCCCAGACCCTGGCGGAAGTGATCGATCAGTCGATCGCCGAAAAGCGTCCGGCCAACCTCGTCGCCGACGAGATCGCGCGCGCCCGAATCGCCGCCGCGCGCGGCTGA
- a CDS encoding DUF3253 domain-containing protein, giving the protein MTTPIQDTILFQLAALPEGKSIDPMNIAKAIQPERWQQQLGHVRTNAIELAREGKVVILRHNKPVNPEKFRGVYRIRLRLEGDPTSFEEPAGEEE; this is encoded by the coding sequence ATGACCACCCCGATCCAAGACACCATCCTGTTCCAACTGGCGGCCTTGCCCGAAGGCAAGTCGATCGACCCGATGAACATCGCCAAGGCGATCCAGCCCGAGCGCTGGCAGCAGCAACTGGGCCACGTACGCACCAACGCCATCGAACTCGCGCGCGAGGGCAAGGTGGTGATCCTGCGCCACAACAAGCCGGTCAATCCCGAGAAGTTCCGCGGCGTCTATCGCATCCGTCTGCGCCTGGAAGGCGACCCGACCAGCTTCGAAGAGCCGGCCGGCGAAGAAGAATAG
- a CDS encoding TetR/AcrR family transcriptional regulator — protein MSPTTDAAASHEVDASETEAATKNLVFVAAERLFALHGFQNVSVRDITAAAGVNLASVNYHFGSKDALLFEIFKRRTAELNRERAKMLHEANDRNAGAPPLREILAALLTPPLRWLAPDHERRISLQFLIRARSEGTDEIRQVLKTDVSHLRRFSDALLRARPELSPEEVYWRLHFTLGMLHNNRFAEFDRLNVLSEGQTSEADVVALLNRMLGFAEAGFRA, from the coding sequence GTGAGTCCGACGACTGACGCCGCCGCTTCGCATGAAGTCGACGCGAGCGAGACCGAAGCCGCCACCAAGAACCTGGTGTTCGTCGCCGCCGAACGCCTGTTCGCGCTGCACGGCTTCCAGAACGTTTCGGTGCGCGACATCACGGCCGCCGCCGGCGTGAATCTGGCCTCGGTGAACTATCACTTTGGCTCCAAGGACGCGTTGCTGTTCGAGATCTTCAAGCGGCGCACGGCCGAGCTCAATCGCGAGCGCGCCAAGATGCTGCACGAGGCCAATGATCGGAACGCCGGCGCTCCGCCGCTGCGCGAGATCCTGGCGGCCCTGCTGACCCCGCCGCTGCGCTGGCTGGCGCCCGATCACGAGCGCCGCATCTCGCTGCAGTTCCTGATCCGCGCCCGCAGCGAAGGCACCGACGAGATTCGCCAGGTGCTGAAGACCGACGTGTCGCACCTGCGCCGCTTCTCGGACGCCCTGCTGCGCGCCCGCCCCGAGCTGTCGCCCGAGGAGGTCTACTGGCGGCTGCACTTCACCCTGGGCATGTTGCACAACAACCGCTTCGCCGAGTTCGACCGGCTGAACGTTCTGTCCGAGGGGCAGACCAGCGAAGCCGACGTCGTGGCCCTGCTGAACCGCATGCTGGGCTTCGCCGAGGCCGGTTTCCGCGCCTGA